One part of the Tenacibaculum sp. 190130A14a genome encodes these proteins:
- a CDS encoding TonB-dependent receptor family protein: protein MRTQKILMLITLLCTTLLSAQVTISGKIKDKNEVISFANVVLKTSEGKIIAGTTSDDQGYFSLNCKEGNYRLLVSFIGYKNLERELSIKESIHLGVIEIEEEENVLNEVVVNSEKKLIEQKNDRLVFNVANSVSVSGGDVVDVLKVAPGISVQNNAISMVGGEATRIMIEGRMVQLSGEDLINFLNSIAADDIKSVEIITNPPAQYDAVGNGGIINIIYKKGRRNSWKNTTSLAYNANKYGFLTLRNNFSFNKNKLQLNASVSTVRGALPNQENSLTYFPTSVWKVAIETKERRKNNAARLSLNYELSKNIEIGGQYLGNFNTPSDDAPGRTEFYNVGNQLDSVLVKTEPRKTRVFSHVLNSYVVLKLDTLGRKLSVDFDYFDYENTLDAKAVVNTFSPQNELINVNQSVRNYSKQKINNYNIKLDMYHPLKGMDLSYGVKFSFVTTKNKLENYNTITGTPVFDTNLSNEFEYEENVQAFYVNASKSISDKWSVQAGLRLENTATKGVSKTLNQTNKNSYAKLFPSVYVRYQKDENNTFSFNYGRGINRPIFRDLNPFRNYLNSNVYSEGNPFMQPSFVDRFNLIHNYKGKLVTTLYFHHMQDGFGTLFSAEPENNIQAVIRRNYYKGVYWQLSELYTVKPFSWWRSQNYAHISGNSSTVFNEFDVPVKNGIQFSFSTNNTFKVSEDTSLQVDFFYQPTSSANIYTLGTMYGLNLGVKRSFFKKKIQAAVLFNDVFNTASLNNLTSEINGVRNVYSQNYNSRHVRFSLSYSFGNKKIKVKDRGFGNSDEQNRAN, encoded by the coding sequence ATGAGAACTCAAAAAATCTTGATGCTAATTACATTGTTATGTACAACCTTACTTTCTGCTCAAGTAACAATTTCAGGAAAAATTAAAGATAAAAATGAAGTCATTTCTTTTGCAAATGTGGTGCTTAAAACCAGCGAAGGGAAAATTATTGCAGGTACTACTTCTGACGATCAAGGATATTTTAGCTTAAATTGTAAAGAAGGAAACTATCGTTTATTGGTTAGTTTTATTGGTTATAAAAATTTAGAAAGAGAGTTGTCAATAAAGGAATCAATTCACCTTGGAGTTATAGAAATTGAGGAAGAGGAAAATGTATTGAATGAAGTAGTTGTTAATTCTGAGAAAAAATTAATAGAACAAAAGAATGATCGTTTGGTTTTTAATGTTGCTAATAGTGTCTCTGTAAGTGGAGGAGATGTTGTCGATGTTCTTAAAGTAGCCCCTGGAATTTCAGTGCAAAATAATGCCATAAGTATGGTTGGTGGAGAAGCTACTAGAATTATGATTGAAGGAAGAATGGTACAACTTTCAGGTGAAGACCTCATAAATTTTTTAAACTCGATTGCAGCCGATGATATTAAATCTGTAGAAATTATTACTAATCCACCAGCACAATACGATGCAGTTGGGAACGGTGGGATTATCAATATTATATATAAGAAAGGAAGGAGAAACTCATGGAAGAATACAACTTCTTTAGCGTATAATGCGAATAAATATGGGTTTTTAACACTTCGAAACAATTTTTCTTTTAATAAAAATAAACTGCAATTAAATGCTTCTGTGAGTACTGTTAGAGGAGCGTTGCCAAATCAAGAGAATAGTTTAACTTATTTTCCAACAAGTGTCTGGAAAGTCGCTATTGAAACTAAAGAAAGGCGTAAAAATAATGCTGCTAGATTGTCTTTGAATTATGAATTGTCAAAAAATATTGAAATAGGAGGGCAGTACCTTGGTAATTTCAATACACCAAGTGATGATGCTCCTGGAAGAACAGAGTTTTATAATGTAGGAAATCAACTAGATAGTGTATTAGTTAAAACAGAACCGAGAAAAACGCGAGTGTTTAGTCATGTACTTAATTCATATGTTGTTTTAAAATTAGATACATTAGGTAGAAAACTGTCAGTTGATTTTGACTATTTTGATTACGAAAACACACTAGATGCAAAGGCTGTGGTAAATACATTTTCTCCACAAAATGAATTGATAAATGTAAACCAATCGGTTAGAAATTATAGCAAACAAAAAATTAATAACTATAATATAAAGTTAGATATGTATCATCCGTTAAAAGGGATGGATTTATCTTATGGAGTGAAGTTTAGTTTTGTGACTACTAAAAATAAATTAGAAAACTATAATACGATTACTGGAACGCCAGTTTTTGATACTAATTTATCTAATGAATTTGAATACGAAGAGAATGTGCAAGCTTTTTATGTTAATGCTTCAAAATCTATTAGTGATAAATGGAGCGTTCAAGCTGGCTTGCGTTTAGAGAATACAGCAACCAAAGGAGTTTCAAAAACGTTGAATCAGACCAATAAAAATAGTTATGCAAAACTGTTTCCATCGGTTTATGTGAGGTATCAAAAGGACGAGAATAATACGTTTAGTTTTAATTATGGAAGAGGGATAAACCGTCCTATTTTTAGAGATTTAAATCCGTTTAGAAATTATTTAAACAGTAATGTATATTCTGAAGGAAATCCGTTTATGCAACCTTCTTTTGTAGATCGTTTTAACTTAATTCATAACTACAAAGGTAAATTGGTTACAACACTTTATTTTCATCATATGCAAGACGGATTTGGAACGTTGTTTTCAGCAGAGCCAGAGAATAATATTCAAGCGGTAATAAGAAGAAATTATTATAAGGGAGTGTATTGGCAACTTTCTGAGTTGTATACCGTAAAACCATTTTCTTGGTGGAGAAGTCAGAATTATGCTCATATTTCAGGGAACTCTTCTACGGTTTTTAATGAGTTTGATGTTCCTGTTAAAAATGGTATACAGTTTAGTTTTTCAACGAATAATACGTTTAAAGTATCGGAGGATACAAGTTTACAGGTCGATTTCTTTTACCAACCGACATCATCTGCTAATATCTATACGCTGGGTACAATGTATGGTCTAAACTTAGGGGTTAAAAGAAGTTTTTTTAAGAAAAAGATTCAAGCAGCTGTTTTGTTTAATGATGTTTTTAATACGGCTAGTTTAAATAATTTAACATCCGAAATTAATGGAGTAAGGAATGTATATAGTCAAAACTATAATAGTAGACATGTTCGTTTTTCTCTTTCTTATAGTTTCGGAAATAAGAAAATAAAAGTAAAAGATAGAGGATTTGGAAATAGTGATGAGCAAAATAGAGCAAATTAA
- a CDS encoding carbonic anhydrase family protein: MRNTAITKEVQSGFTADTVLQDLLDGNKRYVDNNLTSSNVTDLVQQTTGGQFPKAVILSCIDSRVPVEMVFDQTIGDVFVARVAGNFENVDILGSMEYSCAVAGSKLVFVMGHESCGAVKAACDGVELGNITAMLDNIVPAAKAASEEVEGEANSSNKAFVDKTIENNVKMTIERIRERSKILQEMEDNGEIKIVGGVYSLTTGKVTML, translated from the coding sequence ATGAGAAATACAGCAATAACAAAAGAAGTTCAATCAGGTTTCACTGCAGATACTGTGTTACAAGATTTATTAGATGGTAACAAGCGTTATGTAGACAACAACTTAACATCTTCAAATGTTACTGATTTAGTACAACAAACAACTGGAGGACAGTTTCCTAAAGCAGTAATTTTATCATGTATCGATTCTCGTGTACCAGTAGAAATGGTTTTCGATCAAACTATTGGAGACGTTTTCGTTGCTCGTGTAGCAGGTAACTTTGAAAACGTAGACATCTTAGGTAGTATGGAATACTCTTGTGCCGTTGCAGGTAGTAAATTAGTATTTGTAATGGGACATGAAAGCTGTGGAGCTGTAAAAGCTGCTTGTGATGGTGTTGAATTAGGAAATATTACAGCGATGTTAGATAACATCGTACCAGCTGCAAAAGCTGCTTCAGAAGAAGTAGAAGGAGAAGCTAATTCATCTAATAAGGCATTTGTTGACAAAACTATTGAAAACAATGTAAAGATGACGATTGAAAGAATCCGTGAAAGAAGTAAGATATTACAAGAAATGGAAGACAATGGTGAAATTAAGATTGTTGGAGGAGTATACTCTTTAACAACAGGAAAAGTAACTATGTTATAA
- a CDS encoding SulP family inorganic anion transporter, producing MKKLFSNVRGDIFGGVTAGIVALPLALAFGVSSGLGPSAGLYGAILIAFFAALFGGTDTQISGPTAPMTAVSMVVIATIIAANDGDINKAMPIILTVFLLAGLMQIGLGAIGLGKYIRYIPYPVVSGFMTAIGVIILVTQILPSVGYYAKEDPVYVEQFKPLAEEIILENILKEEASEGILVLEDFKETIKRAEKITQENILNESKTLAGKEASGVMGTFNVLPRALKNISWLELALALGTIFIIYGFKRITTAIPSTLVALVVMTGIAVAFGLDYRPIEEIPQGFPAPNLEIFTGFKLANVTPYFFTALTLALLGAIDSLLTSVVADNMTKTKHKPNKELVGQGIGNTIAAVFGGIPGAGATIRTVVNINSGGKTKLSGMIAGVMLLIILLGLGPVASKIPAAVLAGILITVGIGVMDYKGLKAIPSLPRDIELGPIKLSSEVLIMLVVLVLSTFWNLVYAVGIGLIIASLMFMKKIGDLTAERSEVLTFEEAWDDEVDFPIELKEEVFIKHIKGPLFFGYTSDFQAMTKQIPKTATTVIMRLDLMQYMDQSGLYAMEDMIQDLKSNGTHVQVLFVGLLRQPRYMMERIGLIPDFIPEEHIFSTFKECQSWAKENIKDIY from the coding sequence ATGAAAAAACTATTTTCTAACGTTCGTGGAGACATATTCGGTGGTGTAACTGCCGGAATTGTGGCTTTACCTCTTGCTTTAGCTTTTGGTGTATCTTCTGGTTTAGGTCCTAGTGCAGGTTTATATGGAGCTATTTTAATAGCTTTCTTCGCTGCTCTTTTTGGAGGTACCGATACTCAAATTTCTGGTCCTACTGCTCCGATGACTGCAGTAAGTATGGTAGTTATTGCAACTATTATTGCTGCTAATGATGGAGATATTAATAAGGCTATGCCTATTATATTAACCGTTTTCTTATTAGCAGGTTTAATGCAAATAGGTTTAGGTGCCATTGGTTTAGGAAAATATATTCGATATATTCCTTACCCTGTAGTTTCAGGGTTTATGACAGCTATTGGAGTAATCATTTTGGTAACACAAATACTACCTTCTGTTGGATACTATGCCAAGGAAGACCCTGTATATGTAGAGCAATTTAAACCTTTGGCCGAGGAAATCATATTGGAAAACATATTAAAAGAAGAAGCTAGTGAAGGTATATTAGTTCTTGAAGATTTTAAAGAAACCATCAAGAGAGCTGAAAAAATTACTCAAGAAAATATCTTAAACGAAAGTAAAACCCTAGCTGGAAAAGAAGCTTCTGGAGTAATGGGCACTTTTAATGTGCTTCCCAGAGCTTTAAAAAATATTAGTTGGTTAGAACTCGCTTTAGCATTAGGAACCATATTTATTATTTATGGTTTTAAGCGAATAACAACTGCCATACCTAGTACTCTAGTTGCACTTGTTGTAATGACAGGTATTGCCGTAGCTTTTGGCTTAGATTATAGACCTATCGAAGAAATACCGCAAGGATTTCCAGCTCCGAATTTGGAAATATTTACTGGTTTCAAACTCGCTAATGTCACACCTTATTTCTTTACAGCATTGACATTAGCCTTATTGGGAGCTATTGATTCCTTATTAACTTCAGTGGTTGCAGATAACATGACCAAAACCAAACACAAGCCTAACAAAGAGCTTGTTGGACAAGGTATTGGAAATACCATAGCTGCCGTATTTGGAGGAATTCCTGGTGCAGGAGCTACAATTAGAACAGTAGTAAACATTAATTCAGGTGGAAAAACCAAACTATCTGGTATGATTGCTGGTGTAATGCTGTTAATTATCCTTTTAGGATTAGGTCCCGTTGCTTCAAAAATACCCGCAGCAGTTTTAGCAGGTATTCTAATTACCGTTGGTATAGGAGTAATGGATTATAAAGGATTAAAAGCAATTCCTTCTTTACCTAGAGATATTGAACTAGGTCCAATAAAATTAAGTTCTGAAGTATTAATAATGTTAGTTGTTTTAGTGTTATCTACTTTCTGGAATTTAGTTTATGCAGTAGGAATTGGTTTAATCATTGCTTCTTTAATGTTCATGAAGAAAATTGGTGATTTAACTGCTGAACGCTCTGAAGTATTAACTTTTGAAGAAGCTTGGGATGATGAAGTAGATTTCCCAATAGAACTAAAAGAAGAAGTTTTCATTAAACATATCAAAGGACCTTTATTCTTTGGATATACCAGTGATTTTCAAGCCATGACCAAACAGATTCCGAAAACTGCAACTACCGTAATTATGCGCTTAGATCTCATGCAGTATATGGATCAATCTGGGTTATACGCTATGGAAGATATGATTCAAGATTTAAAATCGAACGGAACCCATGTTCAAGTATTGTTTGTTGGTTTATTAAGACAACCAAGATATATGATGGAACGTATTGGTTTGATTCCAGATTTTATTCCTGAAGAACATATTTTTAGCACTTTTAAAGAATGCCAATCGTGGGCAAAAGAAAATATAAAAGACATATATTAA
- a CDS encoding SulP family inorganic anion transporter produces the protein MFKTIKNDLPASIVVFFVALPLCLGIALASGAPLFSGLIAGIVGGIVVGSISGSKIGVSGPAAGLAAIVLTSIATLGGFENFLVAVVLGGVIQLILGVLKAGVIGYYFPSSVIKGMLTGIGIIIIMKQIPFFFGYDKSADFSLDAISVGSTLVGFIGLGILILWQQVLSKKGKIFQLIQGPLVAVVVGIIFYIVTEGNEQLGINASQLVSVPVPDGIDSFLGQFTFPNFGAIGNKDVWIVAFTIAIVASLETLLCVEATDKLDPDKNVTPTNRELLAQGVGNIVSGLIGGLPVTQVIVRSSANIQSGGKSKMSAIIHGFFLLISIILIPTLLNKIPLSALAAVLLIVGYKLAKPATFINMFKLGRKQFIPFMATVVPMVVTGDLLLGIGLGLAVGIVVILFKSYQNSHFLHIEDKSNGQHKIKMTLAEEVTFFNKGAILKELDNLPENTYLELDVRQTRYLDNDIIEILEDFAYKAKERNIDIKLISERGIVENPPSFIEFFKLRPKAA, from the coding sequence ATGTTTAAAACAATCAAAAACGACTTACCAGCTAGTATAGTTGTGTTTTTTGTGGCGTTACCTTTATGTTTAGGTATTGCCTTAGCCAGTGGAGCCCCTTTATTTTCAGGTTTAATTGCCGGAATTGTTGGTGGTATTGTAGTAGGAAGTATAAGTGGATCTAAAATTGGAGTTAGTGGACCTGCTGCTGGATTAGCAGCAATCGTATTAACTTCGATTGCAACCTTAGGTGGTTTTGAAAACTTTTTAGTAGCCGTTGTATTAGGAGGTGTTATTCAGCTAATTTTAGGAGTATTAAAAGCAGGAGTTATTGGATATTATTTTCCTTCTTCTGTAATTAAAGGAATGTTAACAGGTATTGGTATCATTATCATTATGAAACAAATTCCTTTTTTCTTTGGATATGATAAATCAGCTGATTTTTCATTAGATGCTATTAGTGTAGGATCAACCTTAGTAGGTTTTATAGGATTAGGTATTTTAATTTTATGGCAACAGGTATTATCTAAAAAAGGTAAAATCTTCCAGTTAATTCAAGGTCCTTTAGTAGCCGTTGTTGTAGGTATTATCTTTTATATTGTTACAGAAGGTAACGAGCAATTAGGTATTAATGCTTCTCAATTAGTAAGCGTTCCTGTTCCTGATGGAATTGATTCATTTTTAGGGCAATTTACATTCCCTAATTTTGGAGCTATTGGTAATAAAGATGTATGGATTGTGGCATTTACTATTGCTATCGTTGCAAGTTTAGAAACTTTATTATGTGTTGAAGCTACTGATAAATTAGACCCAGACAAAAACGTAACGCCAACAAACAGAGAATTATTAGCACAAGGAGTGGGTAATATTGTTTCTGGTTTAATTGGAGGATTACCAGTTACTCAGGTAATTGTTCGTAGTTCTGCAAACATTCAATCAGGTGGTAAGAGTAAAATGTCAGCAATTATCCATGGTTTCTTCTTATTAATTTCAATCATATTAATTCCAACGTTATTAAATAAAATTCCGTTATCTGCTTTAGCAGCAGTATTATTAATCGTAGGATATAAATTAGCAAAACCTGCTACATTTATAAACATGTTCAAATTAGGAAGAAAGCAATTCATTCCTTTTATGGCAACTGTTGTACCAATGGTTGTAACTGGTGATTTATTATTAGGTATTGGATTAGGATTAGCTGTAGGAATTGTAGTAATCTTATTTAAGAGTTACCAAAACTCTCACTTCTTACATATTGAAGATAAGAGTAACGGACAGCACAAAATTAAAATGACTTTAGCAGAAGAAGTAACTTTCTTTAACAAAGGAGCTATTTTAAAAGAATTAGATAATCTTCCAGAAAACACATATTTAGAACTAGATGTAAGACAAACAAGATATTTAGATAATGATATCATAGAAATCTTAGAAGATTTTGCCTACAAAGCAAAAGAAAGAAATATCGATATTAAATTAATATCTGAAAGAGGTATTGTTGAAAACCCACCAAGCTTTATCGAATTCTTTAAATTACGTCCAAAAGCAGCATAA
- a CDS encoding SH3 domain-containing protein codes for MMKKTLVILLLLISSIALAQNAEALFTDANSLYKEGKYTEAIKKYNEIIAQGNVSSELYYNLGNCHYKLNQVAPTIYNYEKALKLNPLNEDAQNNLIFAKRLTLDRIEALPKTIFQKINENVLQKLTYNTWAIVNILLSILASTLFLLFYFAYSPNRKRLFFTTSIVSFLLLAVTLVITYNQYNQEKNNIQAIIFPEEIEIKNAPTDNSDAVFTLHEGTKVKVLDTVDNWKKIKLADGKIGWTLATNLKEF; via the coding sequence ATGATGAAGAAAACACTTGTAATATTATTATTGCTTATATCAAGCATAGCCTTAGCACAAAACGCCGAAGCTCTATTTACTGATGCAAATTCCCTGTATAAAGAAGGAAAATATACTGAAGCAATAAAAAAGTATAACGAAATTATAGCACAAGGAAATGTTTCTTCAGAATTGTACTATAACCTTGGTAATTGTCACTACAAACTAAACCAAGTAGCTCCTACAATTTATAACTACGAAAAAGCGCTAAAACTAAACCCTTTAAACGAAGACGCTCAAAATAATTTAATCTTTGCTAAAAGATTAACACTTGATAGAATTGAAGCCTTGCCAAAAACAATCTTTCAAAAAATTAATGAAAATGTTTTACAAAAGCTGACCTACAATACTTGGGCTATTGTAAACATTCTATTATCAATTTTGGCATCGACTTTATTCTTATTATTTTACTTTGCCTATTCTCCTAATAGAAAGCGTTTATTTTTTACCACTAGTATCGTTTCTTTTTTACTATTAGCCGTAACGTTAGTGATAACCTATAACCAGTATAATCAAGAAAAAAATAATATTCAAGCCATTATTTTCCCTGAGGAAATAGAGATTAAAAATGCTCCAACTGATAATTCAGATGCAGTATTTACCTTACATGAAGGCACTAAGGTAAAAGTGTTAGATACCGTCGACAATTGGAAAAAAATCAAGCTTGCTGATGGAAAAATAGGTTGGACACTTGCTACAAATCTTAAAGAGTTCTAA
- a CDS encoding BatD family protein, with the protein MKLKFYISFIIALITCSINAQDTVFKAAVSKNKLGVNQRLRVEYSINKQGADNFTPPKFTNFKVVGGPSQSVSQSWVNGKASFSQKYTYILQPKRKGEFTLPAASIELGGETIKSNTVKIIVLNAVELPKDPNDPNYVAQQNIHLVAEVSNGRPFVGEGIYVEYRLYVSENVNVYDYAVTEAPQYNGFWNQDIKINGIQVKMGKYNGERYRYVTLQKALLIPTKDGKLTIDPMKMDIIVGVPTGRADFFGNAITKQVRKEFASAKKIIRSKSLPLANKPENFNGAVGEFSFDVALSKNTLKANESSQITVAVNGEGNLKLFELPKIETPKELEVYQPERKEKVKVTSKGLRGSVTDNYTVVPEFKGKYKIPKVSFSYFNPKEEVYQTITTEDLYVDVLQGKELVTNSDNNAVAKREVTVTGNNFRYIQNSTNFESETKSDFFKSTLFYVLLMLPLIAIPVGIFINKKREERAGDIVGNRLRKADKLAKKYLSQAQKQLGNKEAFYEALERALHNYLKAKLGVETSDISREKITSLLQDKNVNQADIDNFISVLNDCDFARYTPIDNVQMNQEYEKAKQVITELDKQL; encoded by the coding sequence ATGAAGTTAAAGTTTTACATATCATTCATTATTGCATTAATAACTTGTAGTATTAATGCACAAGACACCGTATTTAAAGCTGCTGTTAGCAAGAATAAATTGGGTGTGAACCAACGTTTACGTGTTGAATATTCTATTAATAAGCAAGGAGCCGATAATTTCACCCCTCCAAAGTTCACAAACTTTAAAGTAGTTGGAGGCCCAAGTCAATCTGTAAGTCAATCTTGGGTAAATGGTAAAGCAAGCTTTTCTCAAAAATATACTTACATCCTTCAACCAAAAAGAAAAGGAGAATTCACGCTTCCTGCTGCAAGTATTGAATTAGGCGGAGAAACCATCAAATCAAACACTGTTAAAATCATTGTTTTAAATGCGGTTGAATTACCTAAAGACCCTAATGACCCTAACTATGTCGCACAACAAAACATACATTTAGTTGCTGAAGTTTCAAATGGAAGACCTTTTGTTGGAGAGGGAATCTACGTTGAATATAGATTATATGTAAGTGAAAATGTAAATGTTTACGATTATGCAGTTACAGAAGCACCACAATACAATGGTTTCTGGAATCAAGATATTAAGATCAACGGAATCCAAGTTAAAATGGGTAAATATAATGGTGAACGCTATCGTTATGTTACCCTACAAAAGGCTTTGTTAATCCCTACCAAAGATGGAAAGCTTACCATTGATCCAATGAAAATGGATATTATCGTGGGCGTTCCAACAGGAAGAGCAGATTTCTTTGGAAATGCCATTACCAAACAAGTTCGTAAAGAATTTGCTTCAGCTAAAAAAATTATACGATCGAAATCGCTTCCTTTAGCTAATAAACCAGAGAATTTTAATGGTGCAGTAGGAGAATTTTCTTTTGACGTGGCACTGAGTAAAAACACCTTAAAAGCAAATGAATCTTCTCAAATTACAGTTGCAGTAAACGGAGAAGGTAATTTAAAACTATTTGAACTTCCGAAGATTGAAACCCCAAAAGAATTAGAAGTATATCAACCAGAACGAAAAGAAAAGGTTAAAGTAACTTCAAAAGGGTTAAGAGGAAGCGTAACTGATAATTATACAGTAGTTCCAGAATTTAAAGGGAAATATAAAATTCCTAAAGTGAGTTTTTCTTATTTCAACCCAAAAGAAGAGGTGTATCAAACTATTACCACAGAAGATTTATATGTTGATGTGTTACAAGGAAAAGAATTGGTTACCAATTCTGACAACAACGCAGTGGCTAAAAGGGAGGTAACTGTTACTGGAAACAACTTTAGATATATTCAAAATTCTACAAACTTTGAATCCGAAACAAAATCAGACTTCTTCAAATCTACTTTATTCTATGTACTATTGATGTTACCATTAATAGCAATACCTGTTGGAATTTTTATTAACAAAAAAAGAGAAGAACGCGCAGGAGATATAGTAGGTAACAGGTTACGAAAAGCTGATAAGCTTGCTAAAAAATATTTATCCCAAGCCCAAAAACAATTAGGTAATAAAGAAGCTTTTTATGAAGCACTAGAGCGTGCTTTGCATAACTATTTAAAAGCGAAACTTGGAGTAGAAACCTCTGATATAAGTAGAGAAAAAATAACATCATTATTACAAGACAAAAATGTAAACCAAGCAGATATTGACAACTTTATATCTGTACTAAACGATTGTGATTTTGCCCGTTATACTCCTATTGACAATGTACAAATGAATCAAGAGTACGAAAAAGCAAAACAAGTAATTACGGAATTAGACAAGCAATTATGA
- a CDS encoding tetratricopeptide repeat protein: protein MKKLQGILFLVILFSGVFNANAQRDTLKLQREARTLLREGNKLYNKQKFGDAAIAYRKALDKNSKYEKANYNYGNALYQDKNYKEAVAQYELTTKTSKDKIEKAQAYHNIGNAMMEQKQYQQAVDAYKNSLRNFPDDDETRYNLAVAQKNLKKQQQNQKDNKDKNKDKKNKDQQNKQDQQNQKDKNKDQKDQKKDGDDKDKKDQKKDQKNDDQKDQQDPKKNDKKDKNQQPKPQQGKLTPEQMKQLLESLNNEEKKTQKKMNVKKSKGRKVKQEKDW from the coding sequence ATGAAGAAATTACAAGGTATACTCTTTCTGGTTATTTTATTTTCTGGAGTTTTTAATGCAAATGCGCAACGAGACACTTTAAAATTGCAACGTGAAGCCCGAACACTTTTAAGAGAAGGGAATAAACTTTATAACAAACAAAAGTTTGGAGATGCCGCTATTGCATATCGCAAAGCCTTAGATAAAAACAGCAAATATGAAAAGGCCAACTATAATTATGGTAACGCCTTATATCAAGATAAAAACTATAAGGAAGCAGTAGCACAGTACGAATTAACTACCAAAACCTCTAAAGATAAAATAGAAAAAGCACAAGCATACCACAATATCGGGAATGCAATGATGGAGCAAAAACAATATCAACAAGCTGTTGATGCCTATAAAAACTCATTGCGTAATTTTCCTGATGATGACGAAACACGCTATAACCTTGCAGTTGCTCAAAAGAATTTAAAGAAGCAGCAACAAAATCAAAAAGATAACAAAGACAAAAACAAGGACAAAAAGAATAAAGATCAGCAAAACAAGCAGGATCAACAAAATCAAAAAGACAAAAACAAAGACCAGAAAGACCAAAAGAAAGACGGAGACGATAAAGACAAAAAGGATCAAAAGAAAGATCAAAAAAATGATGATCAAAAAGACCAACAGGATCCTAAAAAGAACGATAAAAAAGATAAAAACCAACAACCTAAACCTCAACAAGGAAAGTTAACCCCCGAACAAATGAAACAATTATTGGAGAGTTTAAACAACGAAGAGAAGAAGACTCAAAAGAAAATGAATGTTAAAAAATCAAAGGGAAGAAAAGTAAAGCAAGAAAAGGATTGGTAA
- a CDS encoding VWA domain-containing protein produces the protein MYKIEEPIYFYLFTIIPILIVVFLLVIWWKKRTQKKFASLELLHKIAPNTSTFKSVLKFIFFIIGLSFLIISLTNPKMGTKLKTVKREGVDVVFALDVSKSMLAEDIAPNRLEKSKQIISKIIDKLGSDRVGVIIYAGNSYPLLPITTDHAAAKMFLQNANPDMVSSQGTAINEALELAKTYYNNDEQTNRFLIIISDGEDHQEETKQIAQNIANEGVKVYTVGVGTEKGGPIPLKLNGALIGYKKNNKGETVITQRKPDILQDIAEASNGIYIDGNKTEKPVKTIEDIISNAQKSEFETKQFSDYKDQFQWFLGIGLLFLIIDMFFFERKTKWLKKVDLFNEESK, from the coding sequence ATGTATAAGATTGAAGAACCAATATATTTTTATTTATTCACTATTATTCCAATATTAATAGTTGTTTTTTTATTGGTTATATGGTGGAAAAAGAGAACGCAAAAAAAGTTTGCTAGTTTAGAACTATTACATAAAATAGCTCCTAATACTTCTACTTTTAAATCTGTTTTAAAATTCATCTTTTTCATTATAGGATTATCGTTCTTAATTATCTCTTTAACCAATCCTAAAATGGGAACTAAGTTAAAAACGGTAAAAAGAGAAGGTGTTGATGTGGTTTTTGCTTTAGACGTTTCAAAAAGTATGTTAGCAGAAGATATTGCTCCTAATAGACTGGAAAAGTCGAAACAAATTATTTCTAAAATCATTGATAAACTTGGAAGTGATCGTGTTGGAGTAATTATTTATGCGGGTAACTCTTACCCTTTATTACCAATAACGACAGATCATGCTGCAGCTAAAATGTTTTTACAAAATGCTAATCCAGATATGGTTTCAAGTCAAGGAACGGCCATTAATGAAGCTCTAGAATTAGCAAAAACCTATTATAATAACGATGAGCAAACCAATCGCTTTTTAATTATTATTTCTGATGGTGAAGATCATCAAGAAGAAACAAAACAAATAGCGCAAAATATAGCAAACGAAGGTGTAAAAGTTTATACGGTTGGTGTAGGAACTGAAAAAGGTGGACCAATCCCTTTAAAATTAAATGGCGCACTTATTGGTTATAAAAAGAATAATAAAGGAGAAACAGTTATAACACAACGTAAGCCAGATATCTTACAAGATATAGCAGAAGCTTCTAATGGTATATATATTGATGGAAACAAAACGGAGAAACCAGTTAAAACTATAGAAGATATTATTTCAAACGCTCAAAAAAGTGAATTTGAAACAAAACAATTTTCAGATTATAAAGATCAATTTCAGTGGTTTTTAGGTATTGGTTTATTGTTTTTAATAATAGACATGTTCTTCTTTGAAAGAAAAACCAAATGGTTGAAAAAAGTTGATTTGTTTAATGAGGAATCTAAATAG